The genomic DNA GGCCTGAACTCACTATGGCCTGCGGGCTTGTGTGGCGAGCGGGCTTGCCCCGCGTTGGGGCGCGCAGCGGCCCCATTACAGGCGACCGAGTTCCTTCATATAGGCCTCAGTCGCCTGTTTTTGGGGCTGCTTCGCAGCCCAACGCGGGGCAAGCCCGCTCGCCACAGGAAGCCAACTCTCTACTGAGAGCCTGTGATTACTTACGCGCCGCCTCCCACGACTTCAGCAAATCACCATAAGCCACGGTTTCCCCTTTGGGCTTCTCGTTCGCCAGTTTCGGCTTCGGTGCGCCCGGTTGGTCGAACCAGTATTGCGCATCACGCTCGGGGTTCATTTTCGGGCCACACACCGGTTGCACTTTGGAGCGCTCCAGACGCGTCATGATCGCGTCCTGCTCCTTGGCCAGGTTGTCCAGCGCCTGTTGCGGGGTCTTCTCGCCGCTGGCCGCTGCCGCGATGTTGCTCCACCACAGTTGCGCCAAACGTGGATAGTCCGGCACGTTGGTGCCGGTCGGCGTCCACTCGACGCGGGCCGGGCTGCGGTAGAACTCCACCAGACCACCGAGTTTCGGCGCCAGGTCGGTCATGGCCTGGGAGTTGATGTCAGACTCACGAATCGGCGTCAGGCCAACGATGGTTTTCTTCAGCGACACGGTTTTCGAGGTCACAAACTGCGCGTACAGCCAGGCCGCGAGTTTCTGCTTCTCGGGCGTGGACTTGAGGAAGGTCCAGGAGCCTACGTCCTGATAACCTTTCTTCATGCCCTTTTCCCAGTAAGGTCCGACAGGCGACGGCGCCATGCGCCATTTCGGCGTGCCGTCGGCGTTCACCACCGGCAAGCCCGGTTTGGTCATGTCGGCGGTGAACGCGGTGTACCAGAAGATCTGCTGGGCGATGTTGCCCTGAGACGGCACCGGGCCGGATTCGGAGAAGGTCATGCCCGCCGCTTCCGGTGGCGCGTAGGCTTTCATCCAGTCCACGTATTTCTGCGTGGCAAACACCGCGGCCGGGCCGTTGGTGTCGCCGCCACGGGTGACGCTGGAGCCCACCGGGTGGCAGTCCTCCACGCGAATGCCCCACTCGTCCACCGGCAAGCCGTTGGGCAAACCCTTGTCGCCGCCACCGGCCATGGAGAACCAGGCATCGGTGAAACGCCAGCCCAAAGACGGGTCTTTCTTGCCGTAGTCCATGTGCCCGTAAATGCGTTTGCCGTCGATTTCCTTGACGTCTTCGCTGAAGAATTTGGCGATGTCTTCATAGGCCGACCAGTTCACCGGCACGCCCAGTTCATAGCCGTACTTTTCCTTGAACTTGGCTTTCAGCTCCGGGCGCTCGAACCAGTCGGCGCGGAACCAGTAGAGGTTGGCGAACTGCTGGTCGGGCAACTGGTAGATCTTGCCGTCGGGCGCGGTGGTGAAGGAAATGCCGATGAAGTCCTTGATGTCCAGGGTCGGCGAGGTGAAGTCCTTGCCTTCGTTGGCCATCAGGTCAGTGATGGATTCGGTCTTGCCGTAGCGAAAGTGCGTACCGATCAAGTCGGAATCGTTGACCCAGCCGTCATAGATGTTCTTGTCGGACTGCATCTGGGTTTGCAGCTTCTCCACCACGTCACCCTCCTGCAGCAAGTCGTGGGTCAGCTTGATGCCGGTGATTTCGCTGAAGGCCTTGGCCAGTACCTTGGATTCGTACTCGTGGGTGGTAAGGGTTTCCGACACCACGTTGATCTTCATCCCACGGAACGGTTCGGCAGCCTTGATAAACCATTTCAACTCTTCGAGCTGTTGGGCGTCGGTGAGCGTGGACGGTTTGAACTCACTGCCGATCCATTTTTTCGCGGCATCTTCATACGCATCGGCCCAGGCCGTAGCGCTCAAACCACTGAGGGCCAGTACGGCGGCCAATGAAATGCTATGTCGCAGCTTATTGTTTTTATCGAACATAGAGACCTCCTGGTTGTTTATTCAAGCGGAGCACTAGCCCCAACGCATCACACACAACAGCCACACCAGGGACAGCGCAGTCGCCACCCAGATGCTCCAGCCGGTTACGCCAATCACCAGCAAATGCAGGTAGGCGCTGCCGAGAAGACCAATAAACAGGCGATCACCACGGGTGGTGCTGATCGGTAAAAAGCCGCGCCGGGGGATGCTCGGCGAGCGCAGCTCCCAGGTGGTCATGCCCACCAGAATCAAGGCTATGCCCGCAAAAAACAGCGCGGTGGGGGTGGTCCAGGCCATCCATTCCATCATCGACTCCTCTAGACCCGGCCCAGGGCAAAGCCCTTGGCCACGTGGTTGCGAACAAACCAGATCACCAGCATGCCCGGCAGGATGGTCAACACCCCCGCCGCTGCCAGCACGCCCCAATCGATGCCCGACGCCGAGACCGTGCGCGTCATCACCGCCGCAATCGGCTTGGCGTTGACCGATGTCAGGGTGCGCGCCAGCAGCAATTCGACCCAGGAAAACATGAAGCAGAAAAACGCGGTGACACCGATGCCGGAGCCGATCAGCGGGATAAAAATCTTCACGAAGAACTTGGGAAAGCTATAGCCGTCGATGTAGGCCGTTTCGTCGATTTCCTTGGGCACTCCCGACATGAAGCCCTCCAGAATCCATACCGCCAACGGCACGTTGAACAGGCAATGCGCCAGCGCCACCGCGATGTGGGTATCGAATAAACCAATCGACGAATACAGCTGGAAGAACGGCAGCAAAAACACCGCCGGTGGCGCCATGCGGTTGGTCAGCAGCCAGAAAAACAGGTGCTTGTCGCCCAAAAAGCGGTAGCGCGAAAACGCATAGGCTGCCGGCAGCGCCACGCTCAGGGAGATCACGGTGTTCAGGCTCACGTAATACAGCGAGTTGAGGTAACCGGTGTACCAGCTCGGGTCGGTGAAGATCACCTTGTAGTTCGCGAGGGTGAATTCCTGCGGAAACAGCGTCAGCCCGCCGAGGATTTCGGTGTTGCTCTTGAAGGACATGTTCAGCAGCCAGTAGATCGGCACCAGCAGGAACAGAATGTAGATCAGCAGCGGAATAACCTTGCGCTTGCTCATGTCTGCGGCCTCAGCGGTTGGCGTCGGAATGGGTCATGGCGGTATAGAACAGCCAGGACACCAACAGGATGATCAGGAAGTACACCAGGGAAAACGCCGCTGCCGGGCCCAGGTCAAATTGGCCTACAGCCATCTGGGTCAGCGTCTGACTGAGGAACGTGGTGGCGTTACCCGGCCCGCCGCCCGTGAGGACGAAGGGCTCGGTGTAGATCATGAAGCTGTCCATGAAGCGCAACATCACCGCGATCAGCAGCACGCTTTTCATCTTCGGCAACTGGATATGTCGGAAAACCGCCCAGGCGGATGCGCGATCGATCCGCGCGGCCTGGTAGTACACGTCCGGAATCGCCCGCAGCCCCGAATAGCACAGCAGCGCCACCAGCGAGGTCCAATGCCACACGTCCATTACCAGTACCGTGACCCACGCGTCCATGGTGTTGGCCGCGTAGTTGTAGCTGATGCCCAGGGTATTAAGGCTATAACCCAGCAAACCGATGTCGGCACGCCCGAAAATCTGCCAGATGGTGCCCACCACGTTCCACGGGATCAGCAGCGGGATGGCAAGGATGATCAGCACCAGCGACGACCAGCGGCCCTTGGTCGGCATGGTCAGGGCGATCGCAATGCCCAGGGGAATTTCGATCAGCAGCACGCAGGCCGAATAAATGAACTGGCGCAGCAGCGAGTCGTGCAGGCGCGGGTCGAGCAGCACCTGTTTGTACCAGTCGGCGCCGACGAAGTAGCGGCTGGACTGGTCGAAAATGTCCTGCACCGAGTAATTGACCACGGTCATCATCGGGATCACCGCACTGAACGCCACCAGCAGAAACACCGGCAACACCAGCCACCAGGCCTTGTTGTTCTGCACCTTGTTCATGGCTGCACCTCCAGCAGGTAATCGTCGGCGTAGACCATCAGCCATTGCGCGGGGAAGCTGATGGAGGCCTTGCCTTCCGGCACCGGTTTGTCTTCGGCCAGGCGCACTTTCAACGGCGCACCGTCGAGGTTGAGGGTCATGATCTTGTAGGTGCCGAGGTCTTCGACGTGTATGACGTCGGCCTGCAGGGCGTCAGGGTTGTACTCGTCCCAGACGTGGATAAATTCCGGGCGGATGCCGACCTGGAGTTTTTTGTAGTCCGTGTCGCGGATGCGTTGCTGCAAGGCCTCGGGCAAGGCCAGTTGCGTGCTGGCAAAGCGCACACCGCCCGCCTCGGCCTGCACCTCGATCAGATTCATGCCCGGGCTGCCGATGAAATAGCCGACAAAGGTGTGGCTGGGCCGCTCGAACAATTCGCGGGGCGTGCCGAACTGCACGATCTGGCCGCCATACATCACCGCGATTTTGTCGGCGAAGGTGGAGGCCTCCAGCTGGTCGTGGGTCACGTAGACCATGGTGATGTTGAATTGCTCGTGAATCTGCTTGAGCTTGCGCCGCAGCTTCCACTTCAGGTGCGGGTCGATCACCGTCAGCGGCTCGTCGAACAGGATCGCCGACACGTCGTCGCGCACCAGGCCGCGCCCCATGGAGACTTTCTGTTTTTCGTCGGCCGTGAGGTTGCGGGCTTTCTTGGTCAGCAGGTTTTGCAGGTCGAGGACTTCGGCAATTTCCTGCACCTTGCTGTGAATTTTCGCCTCGGCCATGCCCTGGTTTCGCAGCGGGAAGGCCAGGTTGTCGAACACGGTCATGGTGTCGTACACCACCGGAAACTGAAACACCTGGGCGATGTTGCGTTTTTCCGGAGTCAGGTCGTTCACCACCTTATGGTCAAACAGCACCTGCCCTTCAGACGGGCTGAGCAGGCCGGAGATGATATTGAGCAAGGTGGATTTCCCACAGCCCGACGGCCCGAGTAACGCGTAGGCGCCGCCCTGCTCCCACACGTGGTTCATTTCCCGGATCGCGTAGTCCTCAGGGCCATTAGGCGCAGGGCTGTAGCTGTGGGCGAGGTTCTGCAAATGAATCTCGGCCATCAGGCAACCCTCGCAACACGGCGCCCGGGGGCCTGGACCAGACGGCCCTGCCCATCGAACACAAACAGTTTATGGGTGGGGATATACACGCGGATCGGCGCATCGACGTCGTACTCGTGCACCCCCGGCAAATGCAGCACCAGCAGAAAGTGCTCGCTGCGCACATGCAGAAAGGTTTCCGAGCCGCTGATTTCGGCGACTTCCACGGTCACCGCCAGCTCCAGATCATCGTCGTTGCTCGGCACCAGGCTGATATGGCTGGGGCGCACGCCAAAGCGGAATTCACCTTCGCCGATGGGGCGCAAGTCGACGTTCAGCGGAAAGTGCACAAAATTGGCAAAACTCACTTCATTGCCGCTGATGCGCCCCGGCATCAGGTTGATCGGCGGTTCGGAAAACAGCTCGGCGGCCAGTACGGTCTGGGGCTGGTGATAAACCTCGGCGGCCTTGCCGCTCTGGATCACCCGCCCCTCGTGAAGAATGGTGGTGGTACCGCCCAGCGCCAGCGCCTCGTTGGGCTCGGTGGTGGCGTAGATGGCAATGGTATGGCGCGCCTTGAACAGCTCGCGCATTTCCTGACGCAGCTCTTCGCGCAGTTTGTAGTCCAGGTTGACCAGCGGCTCATCGAACAGGATCAGTTCGGCGTCCTTGACCAGTGCGCGGGCCATGGCCGTGCGCTGCTGCTGGCCGCCGGACAGCTCCAGCGGGTGGCGCTTGAGGAATTTTTCGATGCGCAGCATCTTCGCGGTTTCCAGCACTTTGCTCTGGATCACATCTTCGGACACACCGGCCTGGCGCAACGGCGAGGCGATGTTCTCAAACACGGTCATGGTCGGGTAGTTGATGAACTGCTGATAAACCATCGACACATTGCGCAGGCGCACCGGCTTTTGTGTGACGTCCACGCCATTCATCAGGATGCGGCCGCTGTCGGGTTTGTCGAGGCCGGCCATCAGGCGCATCAGGCTGGTTTTGCCCGACAACGTACGGCCAAGCAAGACGTTGAAGGACCCGGCTTCAAAGCGCAGGTTGGCATCGTCGATCCAGGTCTGGCCTTCGACGACGCGGGAGACATGTTCCAGGGTCAATGACATGACACGACCTTTTTATTATTGGAATGAATCTGGCCAGTCGTCAGAGCGAGTTTCGTGCCAAAACGACAACTCATTGATGTGTAAGGAAATGGGATAAAGCGGGTGTTCGGGAGTGAACAATCGGCGTGAACAACTGAACAGTCCGGGGGTTGACAATGAACAGTTCTGAACAACACTCTCATGCCCAATGCAGGCTAAATGTGGGAGCTGGCTTGCCTGCGATAGCGGTGCATCGGCCACAGAGATGCATGGCGACACAACCTCATCGCAGGCAAGCCAGCTCCCACAGATTGATCGCGCAAGGCTCCATAAAAAGAACAATAAAAAGAAGGTCACCATGGCCGAACCCTTGGCTCACGACACCCTCATTCAGGAATCCTGGCGCCGTTGCCGCGCCTTCGGCCTGGACCATCAGAGCGCCCCCAGCTTCGACCAACTGCCCGCCGAGGGCATCAGCCAACTGCTGGAAAGCCAGCATTCCCTGGTGCAGACCACCCACCAGGAAGTCCTGCCCTACTACGAAAACATCCTGAGCAACTCCAACTGCCTGATCATGCTGGCCGATAATCAGGGCCAGGTACTGACCTCGTGGGGCACCCAGCGGTTTATCGAGCCGAAACTGGCGCGCGGCTTCAACCCCGGCGCGAGCTGGATGGAGCGTTCCAGCGGCACCAATGCCATCGGCACCGCGCTGGCCTGTGCCCAGGCGGTGCACATTGAGCACGACGAACACTTTCTGAAAGCCAACCGTTTCATGACCGGCTCGGCGGCGCCGATCTTCGATGCGCAACGGCAAATCATTGCT from Pseudomonas tolaasii NCPPB 2192 includes the following:
- a CDS encoding ABC transporter substrate-binding protein produces the protein MFDKNNKLRHSISLAAVLALSGLSATAWADAYEDAAKKWIGSEFKPSTLTDAQQLEELKWFIKAAEPFRGMKINVVSETLTTHEYESKVLAKAFSEITGIKLTHDLLQEGDVVEKLQTQMQSDKNIYDGWVNDSDLIGTHFRYGKTESITDLMANEGKDFTSPTLDIKDFIGISFTTAPDGKIYQLPDQQFANLYWFRADWFERPELKAKFKEKYGYELGVPVNWSAYEDIAKFFSEDVKEIDGKRIYGHMDYGKKDPSLGWRFTDAWFSMAGGGDKGLPNGLPVDEWGIRVEDCHPVGSSVTRGGDTNGPAAVFATQKYVDWMKAYAPPEAAGMTFSESGPVPSQGNIAQQIFWYTAFTADMTKPGLPVVNADGTPKWRMAPSPVGPYWEKGMKKGYQDVGSWTFLKSTPEKQKLAAWLYAQFVTSKTVSLKKTIVGLTPIRESDINSQAMTDLAPKLGGLVEFYRSPARVEWTPTGTNVPDYPRLAQLWWSNIAAAASGEKTPQQALDNLAKEQDAIMTRLERSKVQPVCGPKMNPERDAQYWFDQPGAPKPKLANEKPKGETVAYGDLLKSWEAARK
- a CDS encoding DUF2160 domain-containing protein — protein: MEWMAWTTPTALFFAGIALILVGMTTWELRSPSIPRRGFLPISTTRGDRLFIGLLGSAYLHLLVIGVTGWSIWVATALSLVWLLCVMRWG
- a CDS encoding carbohydrate ABC transporter permease produces the protein MSKRKVIPLLIYILFLLVPIYWLLNMSFKSNTEILGGLTLFPQEFTLANYKVIFTDPSWYTGYLNSLYYVSLNTVISLSVALPAAYAFSRYRFLGDKHLFFWLLTNRMAPPAVFLLPFFQLYSSIGLFDTHIAVALAHCLFNVPLAVWILEGFMSGVPKEIDETAYIDGYSFPKFFVKIFIPLIGSGIGVTAFFCFMFSWVELLLARTLTSVNAKPIAAVMTRTVSASGIDWGVLAAAGVLTILPGMLVIWFVRNHVAKGFALGRV
- a CDS encoding carbohydrate ABC transporter permease, whose protein sequence is MNKVQNNKAWWLVLPVFLLVAFSAVIPMMTVVNYSVQDIFDQSSRYFVGADWYKQVLLDPRLHDSLLRQFIYSACVLLIEIPLGIAIALTMPTKGRWSSLVLIILAIPLLIPWNVVGTIWQIFGRADIGLLGYSLNTLGISYNYAANTMDAWVTVLVMDVWHWTSLVALLCYSGLRAIPDVYYQAARIDRASAWAVFRHIQLPKMKSVLLIAVMLRFMDSFMIYTEPFVLTGGGPGNATTFLSQTLTQMAVGQFDLGPAAAFSLVYFLIILLVSWLFYTAMTHSDANR
- a CDS encoding ABC transporter ATP-binding protein produces the protein MAEIHLQNLAHSYSPAPNGPEDYAIREMNHVWEQGGAYALLGPSGCGKSTLLNIISGLLSPSEGQVLFDHKVVNDLTPEKRNIAQVFQFPVVYDTMTVFDNLAFPLRNQGMAEAKIHSKVQEIAEVLDLQNLLTKKARNLTADEKQKVSMGRGLVRDDVSAILFDEPLTVIDPHLKWKLRRKLKQIHEQFNITMVYVTHDQLEASTFADKIAVMYGGQIVQFGTPRELFERPSHTFVGYFIGSPGMNLIEVQAEAGGVRFASTQLALPEALQQRIRDTDYKKLQVGIRPEFIHVWDEYNPDALQADVIHVEDLGTYKIMTLNLDGAPLKVRLAEDKPVPEGKASISFPAQWLMVYADDYLLEVQP
- a CDS encoding ABC transporter ATP-binding protein → MSLTLEHVSRVVEGQTWIDDANLRFEAGSFNVLLGRTLSGKTSLMRLMAGLDKPDSGRILMNGVDVTQKPVRLRNVSMVYQQFINYPTMTVFENIASPLRQAGVSEDVIQSKVLETAKMLRIEKFLKRHPLELSGGQQQRTAMARALVKDAELILFDEPLVNLDYKLREELRQEMRELFKARHTIAIYATTEPNEALALGGTTTILHEGRVIQSGKAAEVYHQPQTVLAAELFSEPPINLMPGRISGNEVSFANFVHFPLNVDLRPIGEGEFRFGVRPSHISLVPSNDDDLELAVTVEVAEISGSETFLHVRSEHFLLVLHLPGVHEYDVDAPIRVYIPTHKLFVFDGQGRLVQAPGRRVARVA